Proteins from a genomic interval of Heteronotia binoei isolate CCM8104 ecotype False Entrance Well chromosome 7, APGP_CSIRO_Hbin_v1, whole genome shotgun sequence:
- the LOC132574852 gene encoding proto-oncogene Mas-like: MNNSSRIFHSFEDTELGTHEYTLNNSTNIPDFIVTSHFSLITCILVFPICIAGIVGNGIVIWLLGFCMKRNPFTTYVLNLAIADTGVLIASILGYIVLTLILSAAYSLLGFYIYFWAWSFMYITDQLLLTIISVDRCVAVLFPLWHRCHRPPHLSRMVCVSVWVLSFLIAVLDFFLSFVNEFILLQFILNIAICTPIMAISTIILFVKIRTQQHKQGRLLPVISLALFLFLLFGFPVNYSTIVFYLLDDLEIKSTDRVMIAWMVAFVCAILNCSVNPLIYFLMGRKKTGQLRQSMKGILQSIFKDEENSRGQEGPHSETQF; the protein is encoded by the exons ATGAACAATTCCAGCCGAATATTCCATTCCTTTGAGGACACTGAATTAGGAACTCATGAATACACATTAAATAACTCAACGAACATCCCAGATTTTATCGTCACCTCTCATTTCAGTCTAATTACCTGTATCCTCGTATTTCCAATCTGCATAGCTGGAATTGTGGGGAATGGTATTGTCATTTGGCTTCTAGGCTTCTGTATGAAGAGGAATCCCTTCACAACCTACGTGTTGAACTTGGCTATTGCCGATACTGGGGTCCTTATAGCCAGCATTTTGGGATATATAGTTTTAACATTAATTTTGAGTGCAGCCTATTCTCTATTGGGATTTTACATCTATTTTTGGGCATGGTCCTTTATGTACATCACTGATCAGCTTCTCCTGACCATCATCAGTGTCGATAGGTGCGTGGCTGTcctcttcccactttggcatcGATGCCACCGGCCGCCACACCTGTCCAGAATGGTTTGTGTCTCCGTATGGGTCCTCTCCTTCCTGATTGCTGTATtggacttctttctctcttttgtaaATGAATTCATCTTGCTCCAATTTATTCTGAACATTGCAATATGTACCCCAATCATGGCTATCTCCACAATCATTTTGTTTGTGAAAATCCGTACTCAGCAGCATAAGCAAGGAAGGCTTTTACCAGTCATTTCCCTGGCTCTCTTTTTGTTTCTtctctttggtttccctgtgaaTTACAGTACTATTGTCTTTTACCTTTTGGATGACCTCGAGATAAAGTCA ACAGATCGGGTTATGATCGCTTGGATGGTTGCTTTTGTGTGTGCAATTCTAAATTGCAGTGTCAACCCTTTGATCTATTTCTTAATGGGGAGAAAGAAGACCGGCCAACTCAGGCAGTCCATGAAAGGTATCCTCCAGAGTATCTTTAAAGATGAGGAAAACAGCAGAGGTCAAGAAGGACCCCACTCTGAAACCCAATTCTGA